A window of Streptomyces sp. SAI-127 contains these coding sequences:
- a CDS encoding YoaK family protein, translating to MSEQSSTDPKTAGDPEARGLRLVPVLLGLTVVSGLIDAVSYLGLEHVFTANMTGNVVVLGFAAAGAPGFSVAHTLTSLGSFVVGAAAGGRGAVRLGGGSRRTWVRLTLAAEAVLLGISAVVAFAAPGATATAYTLIAVTAFAMGLRNATVRKLGVPDLTTTVLTMTLTGLAADSRAGGGASIRSPRRTASVIAMVAGATLGAWLVLHHGLGIPLAIAAGLVAVLAVTASGRE from the coding sequence ATGAGCGAACAGAGCAGCACCGACCCCAAGACGGCCGGCGATCCCGAGGCGCGAGGACTGCGCCTGGTGCCCGTGCTGTTGGGGCTGACGGTGGTCAGCGGACTGATCGACGCGGTCAGCTATCTGGGCCTGGAGCACGTCTTCACCGCGAACATGACCGGCAACGTGGTCGTGCTCGGGTTCGCCGCGGCCGGGGCGCCCGGCTTCTCGGTGGCGCACACGCTGACCTCGCTGGGGTCCTTCGTCGTGGGCGCGGCGGCGGGTGGCCGGGGCGCCGTACGGCTCGGCGGTGGCTCCCGGCGCACCTGGGTCCGGCTCACGCTCGCCGCCGAGGCGGTGCTGCTGGGGATCTCGGCGGTGGTCGCCTTCGCCGCGCCCGGCGCCACGGCCACCGCCTACACCCTCATCGCCGTCACGGCCTTCGCCATGGGCCTGCGCAACGCCACGGTCCGCAAGCTCGGCGTCCCTGACCTGACGACGACCGTGCTGACCATGACGCTGACCGGCCTCGCCGCCGACTCCCGGGCCGGCGGCGGCGCCAGCATCCGTTCGCCCCGCCGTACGGCGTCCGTGATCGCGATGGTCGCCGGGGCCACGCTGGGCGCGTGGCTGGTGCTCCATCACGGCCTCGGGATTCCGCTGGCGATCGCGGCGGGGCTGGTGGCGGTGCTGGCGGTGACCGCCTCGGGGCGTGAGTGA
- a CDS encoding alpha/beta hydrolase, translating to MSDETRTSQVTRASWRTRRGLAGAAALLLAALAAAPVAAAGEQAHRTGRGELVSVTPVADRDAGAVRAFLDGRGVATDSVRYGVRAYRLTYRTVDPQGAPTTATGLLTLPKGGGHRLDLVSDTHGTMVHRDYAPSASEDFGRVPSYLNASAGRAVAAPDYLGLGRGPGRHPYMDTVSSVTASLDMLRAARTAADRLARPLTGDVYATGFSQGGQVAMALGKALDGGADRHFRLKALAPVSGPYDGEGQEMPALFDGRVNDISGVLYISYWLVAQNRLHPFYKDPSEVFRAPYASRVEGLFDGDHEEEDVLGGLAPSVKQLLTPAFYERLRHPSGAVLDAMRAADHTCDWKPEVPVRLYAAAGDTDVPIGNTRTCARTLAGQGARVRVVEQGAVDHFGSLAVSAPQVVRFFDGVRG from the coding sequence ATGAGTGATGAGACGCGCACATCCCAGGTGACACGGGCGAGTTGGCGTACGCGGCGGGGGCTCGCCGGAGCGGCGGCCCTGTTGCTCGCCGCCCTCGCCGCGGCCCCGGTGGCAGCTGCCGGTGAGCAGGCGCACCGGACGGGGCGCGGGGAGCTGGTCTCCGTCACCCCGGTCGCCGACCGGGACGCGGGGGCCGTCCGGGCGTTCCTGGACGGGCGGGGCGTCGCCACCGACTCCGTGCGGTACGGCGTACGGGCATACCGGCTGACGTACCGGACTGTCGACCCGCAGGGCGCACCCACCACCGCGACCGGGCTGCTGACGCTCCCCAAGGGCGGCGGCCACCGCCTCGACCTGGTCTCCGACACCCACGGCACGATGGTCCACCGCGACTACGCGCCCTCCGCGAGCGAGGACTTCGGGCGGGTGCCGTCGTATCTGAACGCGAGCGCGGGCCGTGCCGTGGCCGCGCCCGACTACCTCGGCCTCGGCAGGGGTCCGGGCCGGCATCCGTACATGGACACCGTCTCGTCGGTGACCGCCTCCCTCGACATGCTGCGCGCCGCCCGGACGGCCGCGGACCGGCTCGCGCGTCCGCTCACGGGGGACGTGTACGCGACGGGCTTCTCGCAGGGCGGCCAGGTCGCGATGGCGCTCGGCAAGGCGCTGGACGGGGGCGCCGACCGGCACTTCCGGTTGAAGGCGCTGGCGCCGGTCAGCGGCCCGTACGACGGCGAGGGCCAGGAGATGCCCGCGCTGTTCGACGGCCGCGTCAACGACATCAGCGGGGTCCTCTACATCTCCTACTGGCTGGTCGCGCAGAACCGACTGCACCCCTTCTACAAGGACCCGTCCGAGGTCTTCCGCGCGCCGTACGCGAGCCGGGTCGAGGGCCTCTTCGACGGAGACCACGAGGAGGAGGACGTCCTCGGGGGACTCGCGCCCTCGGTGAAGCAGCTGCTCACGCCCGCCTTCTACGAGCGTCTGCGGCACCCGTCCGGCGCCGTGCTGGACGCGATGCGCGCCGCCGACCACACCTGCGACTGGAAGCCGGAGGTGCCGGTGCGGCTGTACGCCGCTGCCGGCGACACCGACGTGCCCATCGGCAACACCCGGACATGCGCCCGCACCCTCGCAGGTCAGGGAGCGAGGGTGCGGGTGGTCGAGCAGGGAGCCGTGGATCACTTCGGCTCCCTCGCCGTGTCGGCACCGCAGGT